GCTTGCATAAGTTCTTCTAAAGTAAATGTACGCTCTACAACGGCTATCGCATTAGCTGTGCATAATCTTAGAATCTCATCTTTTGTTATTCCTTTTAAAATTAAGTTCGTAGAAGGATGAGTGATAACTACACTGTCCTTTACAATAAAAATATTACTAGAACTTCCTTCTGTAATATCCCTACCTCGATACTGAATAGCCTCAAAACAATTAGCTTCGGCTGCTTTTTGTTTTGCAAGTACATTGGCAAGTAAATTCAAGCTTTTAATATCACAGCGTAACCACCGAATATCTTCAACAAGAATTGTTTTAACACCTGATTTCAATTTTTCTACTGGTCGATCTACTTCTTTAGTATATGCCACAAGTGTCGGTGCTACATCTCCTACAGGGAAAGCGTGATTACGAGGTGTAATACCTCTGGAAATTTGCAAATAAATAATCCCTTGTTGGAGAGAGTTTTTCTGAATTAACTTTTCAAGCAAGCTCATCAATTGCTCTGTTGGATATGGAATAGTGATACATATGCTCTCTGCACTTCTAACAAATCGACGTAAATGCTCCTTTGCGGTAAACATTCTGCCATTATAAACACGAATAACTTCATATACCCCATCACCAAACTGGTAGCCACGATCCTCTACATCCACAAATGCATTAACGCGTTCAATTATTTCCCCATTTAAAATTGCAAATCCCATTTTATCGTCTCCCTTTGGATATTATTCCTCCCGAGCTAATTCATAGATAGATTGAGCATAAATGGCCGTTGCTTTCAGCAAGTCCTCAATAAACATATATTCATCTTTTTGATGGGCAATATCCGGTCTTCCTGGAAAAAGTGGTCCAAAAGCTACTCCCGCTTTGAGGGAACGAGCATATGTGCCTCCCCCAATTGCAAGCAATTCAGCCTTTTCACCTGTTTGCTCTTCATAAATCTTCATCAAAGTTTGAATAAGGAATTCTTTTTCATCAACATGATGCGGTTTAGAATCAGTAAAATTTTCAAGCTGAAATCCCTCTGTTTTGAGAAGGTTTTCTAATTTTTCTTTAGTAGTTTCCATTTTATTTGTGACTGGGTATCTACATGTCATACCTATTTTCCCACTGGACTCTTTCGAAAAACTAAGCTTCCCTGCGTTGATTGTTAATTCCCCTGAAATATCATCTGCGAAGGCAACACCAAGTTTTACACCTCGAGAGTCGCCAAAGAAATAACGCGAAACAAATTGGAAGTAATGGGATGCATTCTCGTCTAAACTTAGCTTAGAAAGAAACTCTGCTAAAAAAAGCCCAGCATTTTTACCGTTATTCGGTTCCATGCCATGCGCAGATACTCCCTTAACCTCTAAAATTAATTCACCATTTTCAATTTGGTTACCATTTTCCAGCCCATATTGCTTCATAAATTCAGTAAATTGTGCAATGATCTCTGATTGCTTATCTTTAACATGAATAGTGGCTTTTGCATAATCAGGAACCATATTGTATCTTTTTCCAGATATAAAGTTTAGCACCTCAACCTGTGCATTATTATTTTCCTTTTGGACAATTTGTTTCTGAACCATATCAAAATCTGAGATTCCCTTTTCTGCGTTTATAATTGGAAAGTCAGCATCCGGGGCAAATCCCAAAGTTGGCATTTCTTCATTTTCAAAATAGTGGTTTACACAGCGCCAATTGCTTTCCTCATCTGTTCCAATAATCATACGAACCCGTTTTTTTAATGGTAATCCAAGCTCCTTTACAATTTTCATCGCATAATAAGCAGCCATTGTCGGCCCCTTATCATCTAATGCACCTCTGGCAAATATTTTTCCATCGCGAATTTCAGCAGCAAATGGATCACTTAACCAACCGTCTCCTTCTGGAACAACATCTACATGACAAAGGATACCAAGCAGTTCCTTCCCTTCACCAAATTCAAGATGGCCTGCTAAATTACCAACATTTTTAGGTGTAAAACCGTCCTTTTCACCCAAGTTAAGCATAAAATCCAATGCCTCTTTCACACCTTTTCCAAGAGGGGCGTCATCAGTAGTATTTTCTTCGTCTAAAAGACTTTTTATATGTAGCAATTCCTGTACATCCTTTATAAGTGCATCTTTCCTTTTTTCCACTTCATTCATCCAATTAATTTTTGTCACTTTTCCATTCCTCCTAGCGGGAATATTTGTATATCTTTATTTTTTGACAATAGCATAAATATAAAAATCTTACCAATTTTCTCTTGTAAACTCTTCAGTTGGAAATTATTTTTTGAAAAGTAAAATTATTGGTTATAATCTTATGTCTAAACTCCATAACCTTATATTAGAAGAACATTAGGGGAGGGGATTAGTCTAATAAAAAAAATATTTTAATCATAAATTGTAAATTTTTCCTCAATGGTGGAAATTTTCTGAAATTATGGTTACAATGATAGTAGATTGATACCAACCCAGTTTTCATCGCAACCTTTTATGTAAAGGAGATGTCTGTGGAAAAGAAAACTACATTACCTGAGGATTAACTTCAAAGAAACTGTCAGTCGCAGGAAATTGCCATAGGTTTGAAAAAAGGATAGGGAGTGGTTCTTTGAAACCTTCAACTAACCGGATGTTAAACCGCATTAAATGCATCTACATGTTTATTCGAACTAAAGGAACAGTGACTACGCAGGAACTTGTAGAGGAATTTGGTATCACTCCTCGCACAATACAAAGGGACTTAAATGTCTTAGCCTATAATGACTTGGTAAGTAGCCCAAGTCGTGGGAAATGGATGGTCACACCAAAAAAAGTAAAAATATCTTAAAATCTATAATAAAAATAAAATGATTTTAAAATAGAATCTGTTTTTATTAGAACAGCCCCCGAGATTTTCGAGGGCTGTTCTTTGTTTTGTAACTAAGTTAATGATTAAATAAGAATTAGCTATTCTATTAAATAAACTAACACAATAAGGCAGGGCGGCGAAAAAAGGCTTCACTTAGATCCGTAGCGTTAAATTGGATTACTCCGCACCTTTCTATTTACAAGGAGGAACAATGATGGCAGAACATCAATTTCATTTAAAGGCGAACTGGCCTGGATTGCGTAATGATGTTGGAGATATTGAAGCAGGGAATTTAATTACAAAAGTTTCAATTCCTAAAGAAATGGATGGCCCAGGAATTGGCACAAATCCCGATGAAATGTTACTTGGCGCAGCAGCAACCTGCTATATCATCACATTGGCAGCAATGATGGAACGCAGCCATTTGGAGAAGTTACACTTAACAATGGAATCAGAAGCAATTGTTGATGTAACAAAAGGCGTCTTTACATATAAGAAAATTATCCATCGCCCAAACATCCTATTGAAACATAATGCATCACACCAAGACATATTATTGGCACAACAGCTAGCTGAAAAAGCAGAATCATCGTGTATGATCAGCCGTGCCATTCAGGGAAATGTAGAGATTGAATTACAACCAACCATTAAAATGGCTGCTAAATAAAGAAAACTCTCTGATTGGCGAGCCCCTAAGGACGATGATTAAGCGTAGTTGCCCTTAGGCGCTAGCAGAATTTATGGATATAAATTCTGCTTAGCTAAATTAACAGTACTATATATGAAAAAGAGGTGAGAATGTCTCACCTCTTTTTTTCATCCTCAGCCAAAACCACCGAAGTTTCGATATCCAACTCATCAGATTCGACTAAATTCTTTAATGCTTCCAATTTATTTTCCCAGAACAATTCAAAATATTGAAGCCAATCTTTTATTTCATGAAGTGGTTTAGGTTCAAGCATATATCTTGTTTCCCTGCCAACTTTCCGCTCTTTCGCCAGCCCTGCATTTGCTAAAATACGCAAATGCTTGGAAACAGCAGTCCGACTCATCGGGAAATGGCTGCTAATTACTGTTACCGGCATTTCTTTCAAACTAAGAAGTTTAAGTATCTTACGACGGGTTGGATCAGCAAGAGCTTGAAAGACATCATGTTTACCTAAAGAAGCTGACATTTATGCTTCCACATATTCTTGTAATTTTTTCACAAGACCTGTCCATCCCTGTTCCATATTGTCCCTGACCATCGTATGTGGAGCGCCAAATTCAGTAATTTTATTGGCATCCCATCCAGAATGGATTAGTGTGAACTCTGTTTTACCTTCAATGTCTTTTAATTCAAACGAAATCATCCAATCCTTTCCCCAATTAAAGGAAAGACTATTTGGAGGATCGATGCTAATTACTTTACAAGGGGACATACCGAACTGACCCGCATTCAAATGAAACTCATGTCCTTCAACTGGTTCAAAATCATTTGGCATGAACCATGCAGCAATACCTTCAGATGTTGCAACTGCGTTCCACACTTTTGTCATAGGCGCATTGTAAACAATCGTTTGTCTAATATCTTGTAATACTTTTTGATTTTCCAAAAGAAAAACCTCCATATTTCTTTTTATTTTTTCGTCTTAACCTTATCCTTCGCACGAATCCTCAATGCAGACCACTTATCATCAACTGCAACATTGCTTACCACTCTAAATGTTGTTTCATTCTGAACCATATCCGCCAAAATATTCCTGTTTATATCCGTTTTTACTTTCGAACTTTGTTTTGGGTATGTAATCCAAAAGATTGCATCCTCGTTAAGCATAGGAATAACCCTAGTGAGCCAATCTGTTGCTTCTTGACTAGTAGTAACAAACAACTGAATAAAATCATACTTTCCTTTTAAATCCACGGTAGCCGCCTCAATACCAAGGCTATAACCCTCTGGCGGATTTAGAACTGCTGCTATTCCCTCTTTGTACAGTAACTTTTTCAATAGCATTTCAACCATTTACTCATCCCTTTCTAAATAAGGAACCATTTGGTTTCTTATCAAACCATATAACACCATTTGGTTTCACGTCAAGTTAAATTTAGGGGACTGTCCCCCAACAATTCACCACTGAA
The Neobacillus sp. PS3-40 genome window above contains:
- the dat gene encoding D-amino-acid transaminase, whose product is MGFAILNGEIIERVNAFVDVEDRGYQFGDGVYEVIRVYNGRMFTAKEHLRRFVRSAESICITIPYPTEQLMSLLEKLIQKNSLQQGIIYLQISRGITPRNHAFPVGDVAPTLVAYTKEVDRPVEKLKSGVKTILVEDIRWLRCDIKSLNLLANVLAKQKAAEANCFEAIQYRGRDITEGSSSNIFIVKDSVVITHPSTNLILKGITKDEILRLCTANAIAVVERTFTLEELMQADEAFLSSTTGEVMPIIEIDKKIVKDGVPGPVTRRLQAFFEEEIKSKCGNL
- the pepV gene encoding dipeptidase PepV, whose amino-acid sequence is MTKINWMNEVEKRKDALIKDVQELLHIKSLLDEENTTDDAPLGKGVKEALDFMLNLGEKDGFTPKNVGNLAGHLEFGEGKELLGILCHVDVVPEGDGWLSDPFAAEIRDGKIFARGALDDKGPTMAAYYAMKIVKELGLPLKKRVRMIIGTDEESNWRCVNHYFENEEMPTLGFAPDADFPIINAEKGISDFDMVQKQIVQKENNNAQVEVLNFISGKRYNMVPDYAKATIHVKDKQSEIIAQFTEFMKQYGLENGNQIENGELILEVKGVSAHGMEPNNGKNAGLFLAEFLSKLSLDENASHYFQFVSRYFFGDSRGVKLGVAFADDISGELTINAGKLSFSKESSGKIGMTCRYPVTNKMETTKEKLENLLKTEGFQLENFTDSKPHHVDEKEFLIQTLMKIYEEQTGEKAELLAIGGGTYARSLKAGVAFGPLFPGRPDIAHQKDEYMFIEDLLKATAIYAQSIYELAREE
- a CDS encoding DeoR family transcriptional regulator, which produces MKPSTNRMLNRIKCIYMFIRTKGTVTTQELVEEFGITPRTIQRDLNVLAYNDLVSSPSRGKWMVTPKKVKIS
- a CDS encoding OsmC family protein: MAEHQFHLKANWPGLRNDVGDIEAGNLITKVSIPKEMDGPGIGTNPDEMLLGAAATCYIITLAAMMERSHLEKLHLTMESEAIVDVTKGVFTYKKIIHRPNILLKHNASHQDILLAQQLAEKAESSCMISRAIQGNVEIELQPTIKMAAK
- a CDS encoding metalloregulator ArsR/SmtB family transcription factor is translated as MSASLGKHDVFQALADPTRRKILKLLSLKEMPVTVISSHFPMSRTAVSKHLRILANAGLAKERKVGRETRYMLEPKPLHEIKDWLQYFELFWENKLEALKNLVESDELDIETSVVLAEDEKKR
- a CDS encoding SRPBCC domain-containing protein, which translates into the protein MTKVWNAVATSEGIAAWFMPNDFEPVEGHEFHLNAGQFGMSPCKVISIDPPNSLSFNWGKDWMISFELKDIEGKTEFTLIHSGWDANKITEFGAPHTMVRDNMEQGWTGLVKKLQEYVEA